Proteins from one Arthrobacter sp. Soc17.1.1.1 genomic window:
- a CDS encoding rhomboid family intramembrane serine protease, with protein MSYGVPAPDAGSQEAPVCPRHPDRVSYVRCQRCGRPACAECQRPAAVGFQCVDCVREQAAATPARKNAFGGVARGDTPVVTYTLIGLCVVVFLLQLVIPGITRSFTYAPVFTAGAGGVIPAEPWRMLTAAFLHSERSFLHIAFNMYALYILGKVLEPAMGRARFLALYLISALGGSIGVLLLTGNPLQGVVGASGAVFGLFGALLIVQRKRGGDVRQIVVLIAINAVLGFVVPGIAWQAHLGGLVAGAACAAAIAYAPRGSRQARTQVLGLGGVVVLLALLTVVGVARLPI; from the coding sequence ATGTCCTACGGTGTCCCTGCGCCCGACGCCGGCAGCCAGGAGGCGCCGGTCTGCCCCCGGCATCCGGATCGCGTCAGCTATGTGAGGTGTCAGCGGTGCGGCCGTCCGGCCTGCGCCGAGTGCCAGCGTCCGGCCGCGGTCGGGTTCCAGTGCGTCGACTGCGTCCGTGAGCAGGCCGCCGCCACGCCGGCCCGCAAGAACGCCTTTGGCGGCGTCGCGCGCGGGGACACCCCCGTAGTGACCTACACGCTCATCGGGCTCTGCGTGGTGGTGTTCCTCCTGCAGCTCGTGATCCCCGGGATCACCCGTTCGTTCACCTACGCGCCCGTGTTCACCGCCGGTGCCGGGGGCGTGATCCCGGCGGAGCCGTGGCGGATGCTCACAGCCGCCTTCCTCCACTCGGAGCGCTCGTTCCTGCACATCGCCTTCAACATGTACGCGCTGTACATCCTCGGCAAGGTGCTGGAGCCCGCGATGGGCAGGGCGCGATTCCTCGCGCTGTACCTCATCTCGGCCCTCGGCGGGTCGATCGGCGTCCTGCTGCTCACCGGGAACCCGCTCCAGGGGGTCGTCGGAGCATCCGGCGCCGTCTTCGGACTCTTCGGGGCGCTCCTCATCGTCCAGCGCAAGCGAGGCGGTGACGTCCGCCAGATCGTCGTCCTGATCGCGATCAACGCGGTGCTCGGGTTCGTGGTGCCGGGCATCGCCTGGCAGGCCCACCTCGGCGGCCTCGTGGCGGGTGCCGCGTGTGCGGCGGCCATCGCCTATGCGCCGCGCGGGAGCCGGCAGGCGAGGACGCAGGTGCTCGGTCTGGGCGGCGTCGTCGTGCTGCTGGCCCTGCTGACCGTCGTGGGCGTCGCGCGCCTCCCGATCTAG
- a CDS encoding peptidylprolyl isomerase has translation MTAIPTAKATIHTNQGDIEVNLFGNHAPKTVKNFVGLATGEITWTHPQTGEESNAPLYSGTVFHRIIKDFMIQGGDPLGQGIGGPGYKFDDEINLDLTFNEPYKLAMANAGLQGGRGTNGSQFFITSVPTTWLQGKHTIFGDVTDEESRKVVDKLNAIATDMRDKPLDDVVIESITVEQL, from the coding sequence ATGACTGCTATTCCCACAGCAAAAGCGACCATCCACACCAACCAGGGCGACATCGAGGTGAACCTCTTCGGCAATCATGCCCCGAAGACGGTGAAGAACTTCGTGGGCCTCGCGACGGGTGAGATCACATGGACCCACCCGCAGACCGGCGAGGAGAGCAACGCGCCCCTCTACAGCGGCACGGTGTTCCACCGCATCATCAAGGACTTCATGATCCAGGGCGGCGATCCCCTCGGTCAGGGCATCGGAGGACCGGGCTACAAGTTCGACGACGAGATCAACCTCGACCTGACCTTCAACGAGCCCTACAAGCTGGCCATGGCCAACGCGGGTCTCCAGGGCGGACGCGGCACCAATGGTTCGCAGTTCTTCATCACCTCCGTGCCCACCACCTGGCTGCAGGGCAAGCACACCATCTTCGGCGACGTCACCGACGAGGAATCCCGCAAGGTGGTCGACAAGCTGAACGCCATCGCCACGGACATGAGGGACAAGCCCCTCGACGACGTCGTCATCGAGAGCATCACCGTGGAACAGCTCTAA
- the pknB gene encoding Stk1 family PASTA domain-containing Ser/Thr kinase — MTTDRILNGRYEVRELIGRGGMADVHLGRDLRLGRSVAIKVLRADLARDPLFQSRFRREAQAVAGLNNPNIVAVYDTGEEEIPDRPEHEVRVPFIVMEYLAGRTLRDHVKAGDLTAEDSITYLAGVLGALDYSHKAGIVHRDIKPANVMITPDGGVKVMDFGIARAMADSQATMTQTQAVLGTAQYLSPEQARGETVDARSDLYSAGCLLFELLTGRPPFLGDSPVSVAYQHVREEPPAASSLNPEVTPALDSVLARALQKDRGHRFQDALTFRRALLDAARGIPVPGASGMPTAELDTTAPRTRAGVAGTAAFAADPHTRAMDRVAGQALPYSPEDDDGRLDVLGTDDTVDPRQDRRRRSSRTAWITVFFVAVLLVLAGGYVVLNNVADDRGSQEAVTVSVPGLVGLTEADATDAIVDAGLRPSTDEEFNATVEEGDVIASDPAAGTSVDPESRVNITVSRGPANVVLPGTLAGLTESSARDALEELGLRGGQVTEETSADVAEGRVITTSPQAGQSVPVGSAVDLVLSNGKVTVPLLTDLTLEQAQALLADPAVKLPSSVREVENSVVAPGIVTAQSAQARSEVDQGTEIVLTVAKAPPAAPAPEPPAIPTAQPTEGTGEQSVPRPTEGDD; from the coding sequence ATGACCACCGACCGCATCCTGAACGGGCGGTACGAGGTACGCGAGCTGATCGGGCGCGGCGGCATGGCCGACGTGCACCTCGGCCGCGACCTCCGCCTGGGGCGGTCGGTCGCCATCAAGGTGCTCCGCGCGGACCTGGCGCGCGATCCGCTGTTCCAGTCGCGGTTCCGCCGGGAGGCCCAGGCCGTGGCGGGGCTCAACAACCCCAACATCGTGGCCGTGTACGACACGGGCGAGGAGGAGATCCCCGACCGGCCGGAACACGAGGTCAGGGTCCCGTTCATCGTCATGGAGTACCTCGCCGGGCGGACGCTGCGCGATCACGTGAAGGCCGGCGACCTCACGGCCGAGGACAGCATCACCTACCTGGCCGGTGTCCTGGGTGCCCTCGACTACAGCCACAAGGCGGGGATCGTCCACCGCGACATCAAGCCGGCCAACGTCATGATCACGCCCGACGGCGGGGTGAAGGTCATGGACTTCGGCATCGCCCGCGCCATGGCCGATTCCCAGGCCACGATGACGCAGACGCAGGCCGTTCTCGGCACGGCGCAGTACCTCTCGCCCGAACAGGCCCGCGGCGAGACCGTGGACGCCCGCAGCGACCTGTACTCGGCGGGCTGTCTGCTGTTCGAACTGCTCACCGGCCGGCCGCCCTTCCTGGGGGACAGTCCCGTGTCCGTCGCCTACCAGCACGTGCGGGAGGAACCCCCCGCCGCCAGCAGCCTCAACCCCGAGGTGACGCCGGCCCTCGACTCCGTCCTCGCCCGGGCACTCCAGAAGGACCGCGGCCACCGCTTCCAGGACGCCCTCACCTTCCGCCGGGCACTGCTCGACGCCGCCCGCGGCATCCCCGTGCCCGGTGCCTCGGGCATGCCGACGGCGGAACTGGACACGACGGCGCCCCGCACCCGTGCCGGCGTCGCGGGTACCGCTGCGTTCGCCGCCGATCCGCACACGCGCGCGATGGACAGGGTCGCGGGGCAGGCCCTGCCGTACAGCCCGGAGGACGACGACGGGCGGCTCGACGTCCTGGGGACGGACGACACCGTGGACCCGCGGCAGGACCGGCGACGCAGGTCCTCGAGGACCGCCTGGATCACCGTCTTCTTCGTGGCTGTCCTGCTGGTGCTCGCGGGCGGTTACGTGGTCCTGAACAACGTCGCGGACGACCGCGGCTCCCAGGAGGCCGTGACGGTCAGCGTGCCCGGGCTCGTGGGTCTGACCGAGGCGGATGCCACCGACGCCATCGTGGACGCCGGGCTGAGGCCCTCGACCGACGAGGAGTTCAACGCGACCGTGGAGGAGGGTGACGTCATCGCCTCCGATCCCGCTGCGGGGACGTCCGTGGACCCGGAATCACGCGTCAACATCACCGTCTCACGGGGACCGGCCAACGTGGTGCTGCCCGGCACACTCGCCGGGCTCACCGAATCGTCGGCCCGCGACGCGCTCGAGGAGCTCGGCCTGCGGGGCGGGCAGGTCACGGAGGAAACCAGCGCCGACGTCGCCGAGGGCAGGGTCATCACCACGAGCCCGCAGGCGGGCCAGTCGGTGCCGGTCGGCAGTGCGGTGGACCTGGTGCTGTCCAACGGGAAGGTGACCGTACCCCTGCTCACGGACCTCACGCTCGAGCAGGCTCAGGCCCTGCTGGCCGACCCGGCGGTGAAGCTGCCGTCCTCGGTGCGCGAGGTGGAGAACAGCGTCGTCGCTCCGGGCATCGTCACCGCGCAGTCCGCACAGGCACGGTCCGAGGTGGACCAGGGCACCGAGATCGTGCTCACGGTCGCGAAGGCACCGCCGGCCGCGCCGGCACCCGAGCCCCCCGCCATACCGACCGCCCAGCCGACCGAGGGCACCGGCGAACAGTCCGTCCCGCGTCCCACCGAGGGCGACGACTAG
- a CDS encoding FtsW/RodA/SpoVE family cell cycle protein: MSDVLTVPRSRRNIELVLLVLALAVAVGANYLAGIGREEPFNDYFWSTALTLGLMSLFIHLILRFRAKYADPVILPLVVALNGIGLAMIHRLDLSAAAASGFTPVAPQQVLWTAVAIGAAAVLLILFRDHRILRRFTYISLIVSAILLLLPLTPLGLEINGARIWISVGVGTFQPGEIAKITLAIFFAGYLSTNRDLILLAGKKIGPLQFPRFRDLAPMAAAWLVSIGVLIFQRDLGSSILFFGLFMVMIYVATSRVSWVLIGLAMIGAGVFVALELFSHVALRFDSWINAFSPEVYDRAPGGSRQVVQGLFGLANGGLIGTGFGEGRPDLVTYANSDMIIAALGEELGLIGVVAIVMMYVILVSRGIRAALGTKDGFGKLLACGLSFTIALQCFVVIGGITRLIPLTGLTTPFMSAGGSSLLANWLIVALLLLISETARRPTPTGPMKDSFPEVLGVNGKPVKKRSEKEATR, encoded by the coding sequence ATGAGTGACGTCCTGACCGTGCCGCGGTCGCGGCGCAACATCGAGCTCGTGCTGCTGGTCCTGGCCCTCGCCGTGGCCGTCGGCGCCAACTACCTGGCCGGGATCGGGCGGGAGGAACCGTTCAACGACTACTTCTGGTCGACCGCCCTGACGCTCGGCCTGATGAGCCTGTTCATCCACCTCATCCTCCGATTCCGGGCGAAATATGCCGATCCGGTCATTCTTCCCCTGGTCGTCGCACTGAACGGGATCGGGCTGGCGATGATCCACCGCCTCGACCTCTCCGCCGCCGCGGCCTCCGGCTTCACCCCCGTCGCCCCGCAGCAGGTGCTCTGGACGGCCGTGGCCATCGGCGCGGCCGCGGTCCTGCTGATCCTGTTCCGGGACCACCGGATCCTCCGCCGGTTCACCTACATCTCCCTGATCGTCAGCGCCATCCTGCTGCTGCTGCCCCTGACGCCCCTCGGCCTCGAGATCAACGGCGCACGCATCTGGATCTCCGTGGGGGTGGGCACCTTCCAGCCCGGCGAGATCGCCAAGATCACGCTGGCAATATTCTTCGCCGGGTATCTTTCGACGAACCGCGATCTGATCCTGCTGGCCGGCAAGAAGATCGGACCCCTGCAGTTCCCGCGCTTCCGGGACCTCGCCCCCATGGCGGCGGCCTGGCTGGTCAGCATCGGCGTGCTGATCTTCCAGCGCGACCTCGGATCCTCGATCCTCTTCTTCGGCCTCTTCATGGTCATGATCTACGTCGCGACGAGCAGGGTCAGCTGGGTGCTGATCGGCCTCGCGATGATCGGGGCCGGCGTCTTCGTAGCACTGGAGCTGTTCAGCCACGTCGCGCTCCGCTTCGATTCCTGGATCAACGCCTTTTCACCCGAGGTGTACGACCGCGCGCCGGGCGGGAGCCGCCAGGTGGTGCAGGGCCTCTTCGGCCTCGCCAACGGCGGCCTGATCGGCACGGGATTCGGTGAGGGGCGCCCGGACCTCGTCACCTATGCCAACAGCGACATGATCATCGCGGCGCTGGGCGAGGAGCTCGGACTCATCGGGGTCGTCGCCATCGTGATGATGTACGTCATCCTGGTGTCCCGCGGGATCCGTGCCGCGCTCGGTACGAAGGACGGCTTCGGGAAGCTGCTCGCGTGCGGCCTCTCCTTCACCATCGCCCTGCAGTGCTTCGTGGTCATCGGCGGCATCACCCGACTGATCCCCCTCACCGGACTCACCACGCCGTTCATGTCCGCGGGCGGGTCCTCCCTGCTGGCAAACTGGCTCATTGTGGCCCTGCTCCTGCTGATCTCCGAGACGGCGCGGCGCCCGACGCCGACGGGGCCCATGAAGGATTCGTTCCCCGAGGTGCTCGGGGTGAACGGGAAGCCCGTGAAGAAGAGGTCCGAGAAGGAGGCAACCCGATGA
- a CDS encoding aminodeoxychorismate/anthranilate synthase component II produces the protein MADTTRILVVDNYDSFVYTLVGYLQELGAETTVVRNDDVTLAEAQEMAASRDGVLISPGPGTPAEAGVCVDLIRWCGDHGKPMLGVCLGHQALAEAYGGTVTHAPELMHGKTSLVEHDATSVFAGLPSPVTATRYHSLAAVSDDVPAELTVTARTASGIIMGLEHRTAPLCGVQFHPESVLTEGGYRMLGNWLESLGLEGAAATAAGLSPLIAR, from the coding sequence ATGGCTGACACCACCCGCATCCTCGTCGTCGACAACTACGACAGCTTCGTCTACACGCTGGTCGGCTACCTGCAGGAACTCGGCGCCGAGACGACCGTGGTCCGCAACGACGACGTCACCCTCGCCGAGGCGCAGGAGATGGCCGCATCCCGCGACGGGGTGCTCATCTCCCCGGGTCCGGGCACGCCCGCCGAGGCAGGCGTGTGCGTCGACCTCATCCGGTGGTGCGGCGACCACGGCAAGCCGATGCTCGGGGTCTGCCTCGGCCACCAGGCACTCGCCGAGGCCTACGGCGGTACCGTGACGCACGCACCGGAGCTCATGCACGGCAAGACGTCCCTCGTGGAACACGACGCGACGAGCGTCTTCGCCGGACTGCCCTCCCCCGTCACGGCGACGCGCTACCACTCGCTGGCAGCGGTGAGCGACGACGTCCCGGCCGAGCTCACCGTCACCGCACGGACGGCCAGCGGCATCATCATGGGTCTCGAGCACAGGACGGCACCCCTGTGCGGCGTGCAGTTCCACCCGGAGTCGGTGCTGACCGAGGGCGGCTACCGGATGCTGGGCAACTGGCTGGAGTCCCTCGGGCTCGAGGGAGCCGCGGCCACCGCCGCAGGGCTCAGCCCGCTCATCGCGCGGTAG
- a CDS encoding cell division protein CrgA, which produces MPESKPRKRAGAAAAPAAKSQPTPNPVWYKPVMFGLMIIGLLWIITFYISEATLPVAAWGSWNILAGFGIAIVGFLMTTRWR; this is translated from the coding sequence GTGCCTGAGTCGAAGCCCCGCAAGAGAGCCGGTGCCGCCGCGGCGCCCGCCGCGAAGTCGCAGCCCACACCGAACCCGGTCTGGTACAAGCCGGTGATGTTCGGGCTCATGATCATCGGCCTGCTGTGGATCATCACGTTCTACATCTCCGAGGCCACCCTGCCGGTCGCCGCCTGGGGATCCTGGAACATCCTCGCCGGCTTCGGTATCGCGATCGTCGGCTTCCTGATGACGACGCGCTGGCGCTGA
- a CDS encoding protein kinase domain-containing protein, which translates to MRPTSGITLGGRFELTERIAIGGMGEVWKARDQILGRVVAIKILKEEYSGDPAFLNRFRAEARHTALLNHEGIANVFDYGEEAGSAYLVMELVPGQPLSAVIEKEQVLSPDRTLSIIGQTATALAVAHRQGLVHRDVKPGNILVMPDGRVKITDFGIARLADQVPLTATGQVMGTAQYLAPEQATGQPATGSSDIYALGVIGYELLAGRRPFSGESQIAIALAQVNDAPPPLPESIPRPVRALIGSMLGKDPAERPRDAESLARAVDAIRAGNIRAAEAAVPGMLAFGTGVGAATAAIPRQDTQATTAVPAPSTSALPTVAAPAAAGAAAGAAAGIAASRDWSQEDLDATEPDQPYRRDEENRRSPWLIPLIVLLLLALAAIAFLILQPLLAGDPDSVPVETSTSASATPSQSSTPTPSPSPSSTSPAPSPSTTEAAEVVITPSQYLGRAEAEVAAELGSLGFRVITQREPSAEIAEGYVIGIDPVGTLSPGETITVTSSAGPEQATVPAGLQGRTVADVEAALVDLGLVPVNTGSQESPLPAGTVVSVSPGAGTVLTAGSNVGYIVSSGPPPTQAPTTPPPSPSASPTATPTS; encoded by the coding sequence ATGAGGCCCACGTCAGGAATCACCCTGGGCGGCAGATTCGAACTGACCGAGCGCATCGCCATCGGCGGTATGGGCGAAGTCTGGAAGGCGCGGGACCAGATCCTCGGGCGCGTCGTCGCGATCAAGATCCTCAAGGAGGAGTACTCGGGCGACCCGGCCTTCCTCAACCGCTTCCGGGCCGAGGCGCGCCACACGGCCCTGCTGAACCACGAGGGCATCGCCAACGTCTTCGACTACGGCGAGGAGGCGGGCTCGGCCTATCTCGTCATGGAACTCGTGCCGGGGCAGCCGCTGTCCGCGGTGATCGAGAAGGAGCAGGTCCTCTCGCCCGACCGCACCCTCTCGATCATCGGGCAGACCGCCACGGCCCTCGCCGTCGCGCACCGGCAGGGTCTCGTGCACCGCGACGTGAAGCCCGGCAACATCCTCGTGATGCCCGACGGGCGGGTGAAGATCACGGACTTCGGGATCGCCCGGCTCGCCGACCAGGTTCCCCTGACGGCCACCGGTCAGGTCATGGGGACGGCGCAGTACCTCGCGCCCGAGCAGGCCACCGGCCAGCCCGCCACCGGCTCCTCCGACATCTACGCGCTCGGCGTCATCGGGTACGAACTGCTGGCCGGACGCCGGCCGTTCTCCGGCGAATCACAGATCGCCATCGCCCTGGCGCAGGTCAACGACGCGCCTCCGCCCCTGCCCGAGTCCATCCCGCGGCCGGTCCGCGCCCTCATCGGTTCCATGCTCGGCAAGGACCCTGCCGAGCGTCCGCGCGACGCCGAGTCGCTCGCGCGTGCCGTCGACGCGATCCGCGCCGGGAACATCCGCGCCGCCGAGGCGGCCGTACCCGGGATGCTCGCCTTCGGCACCGGGGTCGGCGCCGCGACGGCCGCCATCCCCCGCCAGGACACCCAGGCCACCACCGCGGTCCCGGCGCCGAGCACGTCCGCCCTGCCCACCGTGGCGGCTCCCGCGGCCGCCGGAGCCGCGGCAGGAGCAGCGGCAGGTATCGCCGCGTCCCGGGACTGGTCCCAGGAGGACCTCGACGCCACGGAACCGGACCAGCCGTACCGGCGGGACGAGGAGAACCGCCGGAGCCCCTGGCTGATCCCGCTCATCGTCCTGCTCCTGCTGGCGCTGGCCGCGATCGCCTTCCTGATCCTCCAGCCCCTGCTGGCGGGCGACCCGGACAGCGTGCCCGTCGAGACGAGCACGTCCGCGAGCGCCACCCCCTCGCAGTCCAGCACGCCCACGCCGTCGCCGTCGCCGTCGTCCACCTCGCCGGCCCCGTCCCCGAGCACCACGGAGGCGGCCGAGGTGGTCATCACGCCGAGCCAGTACCTGGGCCGGGCGGAGGCCGAGGTCGCCGCGGAACTCGGCTCGCTGGGCTTCCGTGTCATCACCCAGCGTGAGCCGTCGGCGGAGATCGCCGAGGGCTATGTCATCGGGATCGACCCCGTGGGCACCCTCAGCCCCGGCGAGACCATCACCGTGACGTCGTCGGCCGGGCCCGAGCAGGCCACCGTGCCGGCCGGCCTGCAGGGACGCACCGTCGCCGACGTCGAGGCCGCTCTCGTGGACCTGGGCCTGGTGCCCGTCAACACGGGCTCCCAGGAATCGCCGCTGCCGGCCGGTACGGTCGTGTCCGTCAGCCCCGGCGCCGGGACCGTCCTGACGGCGGGGTCGAACGTCGGCTACATCGTCTCCTCCGGCCCGCCACCCACCCAGGCGCCCACCACACCGCCGCCGAGCCCGTCGGCGTCGCCCACGGCGACCCCCACCTCGTGA
- a CDS encoding peptidoglycan D,D-transpeptidase FtsI family protein, translated as MNQAIRSAWVVAVGMFALILGALTYVQFFQAEELNNNDWNSRQLYQDFGRQRGAILVDGRAIAESVPSEDEFNYQRVYTDPELYAHLTGYYSLSLGSTQLERDQSEILSGTSSSLFYDRVVRLFSGVDSQGASVELTIDPEIQQLASDLIPDGQRGSIVVMEPSTGNILAMVSKPTFDPNLLSGHDTAVIAENAARLSEQPGLSIYSNPATESLVAPGSVFKLIDAAAALESGKYDARSEIPNPAALEFPGIDYALPNFVTGGCASRTTADLEFALEQSCNTPFAQIALDLGEEALQEQAAKFGFGEELTIPTQVIASSFPSDLTGPELAQSAIGQFDTRVTPLQMAMVSSAIANDGQLMKPQLVKSIRAADLELIESPQPEVLRQSVSGSTATQLTDWMVNVVDNGTATGAQVPGVEVAGKTGTAEVSETGDNAWFTGFAPADDPQVAISIVMENVDIPTGQQLTSPSAKRLIEAVLNR; from the coding sequence ATGAACCAGGCCATCCGCAGTGCGTGGGTCGTGGCAGTCGGCATGTTCGCCCTCATCCTCGGCGCGCTCACCTACGTGCAGTTCTTCCAGGCGGAGGAACTGAACAACAACGACTGGAACAGCCGCCAGCTGTACCAGGACTTCGGCCGGCAGCGGGGCGCCATCCTGGTCGACGGGCGCGCCATCGCCGAGTCCGTGCCCTCCGAGGACGAGTTCAACTACCAGCGTGTCTACACCGACCCCGAGCTGTACGCCCACCTGACGGGCTACTACTCCCTGTCGCTGGGGTCCACGCAGCTCGAGCGCGACCAGTCGGAGATCCTCTCCGGCACCAGCAGCTCCCTGTTCTACGACCGGGTGGTGCGGCTGTTCTCGGGCGTCGACTCCCAGGGGGCGTCCGTCGAGCTGACGATCGACCCGGAGATCCAGCAGCTCGCCTCGGACCTCATCCCCGACGGGCAGCGCGGTTCGATCGTGGTCATGGAACCCTCCACCGGCAACATCCTCGCGATGGTCTCCAAGCCGACCTTCGACCCGAACCTCCTCTCGGGCCACGACACCGCCGTGATCGCGGAGAACGCCGCGCGGCTCTCCGAGCAGCCGGGCCTGTCCATCTACTCGAATCCCGCCACGGAGTCACTCGTCGCGCCGGGATCGGTCTTCAAGCTGATCGACGCCGCCGCGGCCCTCGAGTCCGGGAAGTACGACGCCCGGTCGGAAATCCCGAACCCGGCCGCCCTGGAGTTCCCCGGCATCGACTACGCGCTGCCCAACTTCGTGACCGGAGGGTGCGCCAGCAGGACGACGGCGGACCTCGAGTTCGCGCTGGAACAGTCCTGCAACACCCCCTTCGCGCAGATCGCCCTGGATCTCGGCGAGGAGGCCCTCCAGGAGCAGGCCGCCAAGTTCGGTTTCGGCGAGGAACTCACCATTCCCACGCAGGTGATCGCGAGCAGCTTCCCCTCGGACCTGACGGGACCCGAACTCGCGCAGTCCGCCATCGGGCAGTTCGACACGCGCGTCACACCCCTCCAGATGGCCATGGTGTCCTCCGCGATCGCCAACGACGGGCAGCTGATGAAGCCGCAGCTCGTCAAGTCGATCCGCGCGGCCGACCTCGAACTGATCGAGTCGCCCCAGCCCGAGGTGCTCCGGCAGTCGGTCAGCGGGTCGACGGCGACCCAGCTCACCGACTGGATGGTGAACGTCGTGGACAACGGCACGGCGACCGGGGCGCAGGTCCCGGGCGTCGAGGTGGCCGGCAAGACGGGCACCGCGGAGGTCTCCGAGACCGGTGACAACGCCTGGTTCACCGGGTTCGCGCCGGCGGACGACCCGCAGGTGGCCATTTCGATCGTGATGGAGAACGTGGACATCCCTACTGGTCAGCAATTGACCTCACCCAGTGCCAAGAGACTCATAGAGGCGGTGTTGAACAGATGA
- a CDS encoding class E sortase, protein MDAAPDRGVRRPARARPRRTPLQLVGQVFGELLVTAGIVLLLFVGWELWWTNIDSGIKQEQALEGFFSDAPPVTAPDASGQGSDVPRPEDFGEPAVLPQQDLVGTFGVVYIPRFGENYSRPVTAGVGTDVLDNLGLGHYPGTGAPGEVGNFALAGHRQTHGQVLDQIHTLVPGDRVYVQTRDGYYTYVFRNTEIVLPDRADVIAPVPTQPDARPVDRILTLTSCNPRFGAQERIIAYSVLESWRPADAGPPPEIAENVARAAGQG, encoded by the coding sequence ATGGACGCCGCGCCCGACCGCGGCGTGCGACGCCCCGCACGGGCGCGCCCGCGCCGTACGCCGCTCCAGTTGGTCGGACAGGTGTTCGGGGAACTCCTGGTCACCGCCGGCATCGTGCTGCTGCTCTTCGTGGGCTGGGAGCTCTGGTGGACCAACATCGACTCCGGTATCAAGCAGGAGCAGGCCCTCGAGGGGTTCTTCTCCGACGCACCGCCCGTCACGGCCCCCGATGCCTCCGGCCAGGGATCGGACGTGCCCCGACCCGAGGACTTCGGTGAGCCCGCCGTCCTCCCGCAGCAGGATCTCGTGGGTACCTTCGGCGTGGTCTACATCCCCCGGTTCGGTGAGAACTACTCGCGGCCCGTCACGGCCGGCGTCGGCACCGACGTGCTCGACAACCTCGGGCTCGGCCACTACCCGGGGACGGGAGCGCCGGGCGAGGTGGGCAACTTCGCGCTGGCGGGTCACCGCCAGACCCACGGCCAGGTGCTCGACCAGATCCACACACTGGTCCCGGGGGACCGCGTCTACGTCCAGACACGCGACGGGTACTACACCTATGTCTTCCGGAACACCGAGATCGTCCTGCCCGACCGCGCCGACGTGATCGCGCCGGTGCCCACCCAGCCGGACGCACGGCCCGTGGACAGGATCCTGACCCTGACCAGCTGCAATCCGCGCTTCGGCGCCCAGGAGCGTATCATTGCGTACTCGGTGCTGGAGTCCTGGCGCCCCGCCGACGCGGGTCCACCCCCCGAGATCGCGGAGAACGTGGCCCGCGCGGCAGGACAGGGGTAG